A stretch of the Clavibacter sp. B3I6 genome encodes the following:
- a CDS encoding flavin reductase family protein, whose product MDAHPVTTLAEAPGQAAFRAAFRRHAAGVAVVTTRDASGSPVGFTATSLASVSADPPLASFSLARTASSAAALAVAEHVAIHVLGARDRHLAERLSGPAAERFAGDHWSPGPHGLPVLAGGTALLVARIVERVHVHDAILVVVRVEDGGPGADDDPLVYHARRYLRPGADA is encoded by the coding sequence ATGGACGCGCATCCCGTCACCACCCTCGCCGAGGCCCCCGGGCAGGCCGCCTTCCGCGCGGCGTTCCGACGCCATGCCGCGGGCGTCGCGGTCGTCACGACGCGGGACGCCTCCGGCTCCCCCGTCGGGTTCACGGCGACCTCGCTCGCCTCCGTCTCGGCGGATCCGCCGCTCGCGAGCTTCAGCCTCGCGCGCACCGCGTCGAGCGCGGCGGCCCTGGCGGTCGCCGAGCACGTCGCCATCCACGTGCTGGGCGCGCGCGACCGGCACCTCGCGGAGCGGCTCAGCGGCCCGGCGGCCGAGCGCTTCGCCGGCGACCACTGGTCCCCCGGCCCGCACGGCCTGCCCGTGCTCGCGGGCGGCACGGCGCTCCTCGTCGCCCGGATCGTCGAGCGCGTGCACGTGCACGACGCGATCCTGGTGGTCGTGCGCGTCGAGGACGGCGGCCCCGGCGCGGACGACGACCCGCTCGTGTACCACGCGCGGCGCTACCTGCGTCCGGGCGCCGACGCCTGA
- the nrdR gene encoding transcriptional regulator NrdR — protein MFCPFCRHPDSRVVDSRTSDDGLSIRRRRQCPECGRRFSTTETASLSVIKRNGVVEPFSREKIVTGVRKACQGRPVTDTDLAVLAQRVEEAIRATGASQIEANDIGLSILPPLRELDEVAYLRFASVYQGFDSLDDFESAIAQLRVAHTASSDADAV, from the coding sequence ATGTTCTGCCCCTTCTGCCGCCACCCCGACTCCCGCGTCGTCGACTCGCGCACGAGCGACGACGGCCTGTCGATCCGCCGGCGCCGGCAGTGCCCCGAGTGCGGCCGCCGCTTCAGCACCACCGAGACCGCGAGCCTCAGCGTGATCAAGCGCAACGGCGTGGTCGAGCCGTTCAGCCGGGAGAAGATCGTCACCGGCGTCCGCAAGGCCTGCCAGGGCCGGCCCGTCACGGACACGGACCTCGCGGTCCTCGCGCAGCGCGTGGAGGAGGCGATCCGGGCGACCGGCGCGTCGCAGATCGAGGCCAACGACATCGGCCTCTCGATCCTGCCGCCGCTCCGCGAGCTCGACGAGGTCGCGTACCTCCGCTTCGCGAGCGTCTACCAGGGCTTCGACTCGCTCGACGACTTCGAGTCGGCCATCGCGCAGCTGCGCGTGGCGCACACGGCGTCCTCGGACGCCGACGCGGTCTAG
- a CDS encoding quinone-dependent dihydroorotate dehydrogenase: protein MYPLLFRTVLSRMDPEDAHHLASTAIALLPPSGLGWIARRLTAPDPSLAVDALGLRFPSPFGVAAGFDKDADAVLGLGQLGFGHVEVGTVTAEAQPGNPRPRLFRLVDDRAVINRMGFNNGGAAALADRLRRLRARRDRPVIGVNIGKTRAVAVEDAVADYVRTTRLVAPVADYLAVNVSSPNTPGLRGLQEIDLLRPLLTSIRDAADGVPVLVKIAPDLQDAEVERIAGLATELGLAGVIATNTTLSRTGLRSDPRVVEAAGAGGLSGAPLGTRSLEVLAILRRALPEDSCVISVGGVDTAADVQARLDAGATLVQGYTAFLYRGPLWARSVNAGLLRIRRGR, encoded by the coding sequence ATGTATCCCCTCCTCTTCCGCACGGTCCTGTCGCGCATGGACCCGGAGGACGCCCACCATCTCGCGTCCACGGCCATCGCCCTCCTCCCGCCGTCCGGCTTAGGCTGGATCGCGCGCCGGCTGACGGCGCCCGACCCGTCGCTCGCGGTCGACGCGCTCGGCCTCCGGTTTCCCTCGCCGTTCGGCGTCGCCGCCGGCTTCGACAAGGACGCCGACGCCGTCCTCGGCCTCGGCCAGCTCGGCTTCGGGCACGTGGAGGTCGGGACGGTGACCGCGGAGGCGCAGCCGGGGAACCCGCGCCCGCGCCTGTTCCGCCTCGTCGACGACCGGGCGGTCATCAACCGCATGGGCTTCAACAACGGGGGAGCGGCGGCCCTCGCCGACCGCCTCCGTCGACTGCGCGCCCGCCGCGACCGGCCCGTCATCGGCGTCAACATCGGCAAGACCCGCGCGGTCGCCGTCGAGGACGCCGTGGCCGACTACGTGCGGACGACCCGCCTGGTCGCGCCCGTCGCCGACTACCTCGCCGTCAACGTCAGCTCGCCGAACACCCCCGGGCTCCGCGGGCTCCAGGAGATCGACCTGCTGCGGCCGCTGCTCACGAGCATCCGCGACGCGGCCGACGGCGTGCCGGTCCTCGTCAAGATCGCCCCCGACCTGCAGGACGCCGAGGTCGAGCGCATCGCCGGGCTGGCCACCGAGCTCGGCCTGGCGGGCGTCATCGCGACGAACACCACGCTGTCCCGCACCGGCCTCCGCTCGGATCCGCGCGTCGTCGAGGCCGCGGGCGCCGGCGGCCTGTCCGGGGCGCCGCTCGGCACCCGGTCGCTCGAGGTGCTGGCGATCCTGCGACGGGCGCTGCCGGAGGACTCCTGCGTCATCTCGGTCGGCGGCGTGGACACCGCCGCGGACGTGCAGGCTCGGCTCGACGCCGGCGCGACGCTCGTGCAGGGCTACACGGCGTTCCTCTACCGGGGACCGCTCTGGGCCCGCTCGGTCAACGCCGGGCTCCTCCGTATCCGCCGCGGTCGCTGA
- the erpA gene encoding iron-sulfur cluster insertion protein ErpA has product MTDTTLTETAQAAHRVGLTDTAASKVKSLLQQEGREDLRLRVAVQPGGCSGLIYQLYFDERELDGDATVDFDGVEVIVDKMSVPYLDGATIDFEDTIQKQGFTIDNPNAGGSCACGDSFH; this is encoded by the coding sequence ATGACCGACACCACGCTGACCGAGACCGCCCAGGCGGCCCACCGCGTCGGACTGACGGACACCGCGGCGAGCAAGGTGAAGAGCCTGCTCCAGCAGGAGGGCCGCGAGGACCTCCGCCTCCGCGTCGCCGTCCAGCCCGGCGGATGCTCGGGCCTCATCTACCAGCTGTACTTCGACGAGCGCGAGCTCGACGGCGACGCCACGGTCGACTTCGACGGCGTCGAGGTCATCGTCGACAAGATGAGCGTCCCCTACCTCGACGGCGCCACCATCGACTTCGAGGACACCATCCAGAAGCAGGGCTTCACCATCGACAACCCCAACGCCGGCGGCTCGTGCGCGTGCGGCGACTCGTTCCACTGA
- the dnaE gene encoding DNA polymerase III subunit alpha, translated as MLDGAARVGPLVQAAAEQRMPAVAITDHGNVFGAFDFWKQAKNAGVKPIIGTEAYITPGTHRGDRTRIRWGNGGQDDVSGSGAYTHLTMLAETTEGMHNLFRLSSRASLEGYYFKPRMDRELLSTYAKGLIATTGCPSGEVQTRLRLGQYDEAVKAASDFRDIFGAGNYFCEIMDHGLGIERRIMSDLLRLAKDLDLPLVATNDLHYTHEHDATSHAALLCVQSGTTLDDPNRFKFDADEFYLKTAQQMRHLFRDHEDACDNTLLIAERCDVQFNESANYMPRYPVPEGESEQTWFVKEVERGLVRRYPRGFSDDVRKRADYEVGVIAQMGFPGYFLVVADFIAWSRENGIRVGPGRGSGAGSMVAYAMGITDLDPLQHGLLFERFLNPDRVSMPDFDVDFDDRRRGEVIRYVTDKYGDERVAQIVTYGTIKAKQALKDSSRVLGYPFSMGDKLTKAMPPAIMGKDIPLSGILDTDHPRYREAGDFREVLAMDPEAQKVFETAQGIENLKRQWGVHAAGVIMSSEPLIDIIPIMKREQDGQIVTQFDYPACESLGLIKMDFLGLRNLTIIDDALNNIESNRGEKLVLEDLGLDDQGAYDLLARGDTLGVFQLDGGPMRSLLRMMKPDNFEDISAVIALYRPGPMGANSHTNYALRKNGLQEITPIHPELEEPLREVLGTTHGLIVYQEQVMSVAQKLAGFTLAQADLLRRAMGKKKKSELDKQFAGFSQGMLDNGYSMAAVKALWDILLPFSDYAFNKAHSAAYGVVSYWTAYLKAHYPAEYMAALLTSVGDSKDKMALYLNECRRMGIKVLPPDVNESIGFFAAAGSDIRFGLGAVRNVGANVVEALRGARTEQGAFESFDDFLKKVPLPVANKRTVESLIKAGAFDSLGDTRRALLEVHEGMIDASVSDKRAAMNGQVGFDFDSLWDEPQHARRVPERPEWAKRDKLAFEREMLGLYVSDHPLAGLEIPLAKLASTGIAELLATDASMDGETVTLAGLLTSVQHRTARNSGNQYGMVQLEDFGGEITCMFMGKAYQEFAPALQGDTVVVIRGRVSTRDDGMNIHAFSMFQPDLGQSLGSGPLLISLAESRATTETVMGLNDVLIRHAGDTEVRLQLVKGESGRVFEIPFPVTVSADLYGELKSLLGPNCLG; from the coding sequence ATGCTCGACGGAGCCGCCCGCGTCGGCCCGCTCGTGCAGGCGGCGGCCGAGCAGAGGATGCCGGCCGTCGCGATCACCGACCACGGCAACGTGTTCGGCGCGTTCGACTTCTGGAAGCAGGCGAAGAACGCGGGCGTGAAGCCCATCATCGGCACCGAGGCGTACATCACGCCCGGCACGCACCGCGGCGACCGCACGCGCATCCGCTGGGGCAACGGCGGCCAGGACGACGTCTCCGGATCCGGCGCCTACACGCACCTCACGATGCTCGCCGAGACCACGGAGGGCATGCACAACCTCTTCCGCCTGTCGTCGCGCGCCTCGCTCGAGGGCTACTACTTCAAGCCCCGCATGGACCGCGAGCTGCTCAGCACGTACGCGAAGGGCCTCATCGCCACGACGGGCTGCCCGTCGGGCGAGGTGCAGACCCGGCTCCGCCTCGGCCAGTACGACGAGGCCGTGAAGGCCGCGAGCGACTTCCGGGACATCTTCGGGGCGGGCAACTACTTCTGCGAGATCATGGACCACGGCCTCGGCATCGAGCGCCGGATCATGAGCGACCTCCTCCGCCTCGCGAAGGACCTCGACCTCCCGCTCGTCGCCACGAACGACCTGCACTACACGCACGAGCACGACGCGACGAGCCACGCGGCGCTCCTCTGCGTCCAGTCCGGCACCACGCTCGACGACCCCAACCGGTTCAAGTTCGACGCCGACGAGTTCTACCTGAAGACCGCGCAGCAGATGCGGCACCTCTTCCGCGACCACGAGGACGCGTGCGACAACACGCTCCTCATCGCCGAGCGGTGCGACGTGCAGTTCAACGAGTCCGCGAACTACATGCCGCGGTACCCCGTGCCCGAGGGCGAGAGCGAGCAGACCTGGTTCGTGAAGGAGGTCGAGCGCGGCCTCGTCCGGCGCTACCCGCGCGGCTTCTCGGACGACGTGCGGAAGCGCGCGGACTACGAGGTCGGCGTCATCGCGCAGATGGGGTTCCCGGGGTACTTCCTCGTCGTCGCGGACTTCATCGCCTGGTCCCGGGAGAACGGGATCCGCGTGGGCCCCGGCCGCGGATCCGGCGCCGGGTCGATGGTCGCCTACGCCATGGGGATCACCGACCTCGACCCGCTGCAGCACGGCCTCCTCTTCGAGCGGTTCCTCAACCCGGACCGCGTCTCCATGCCCGACTTCGACGTCGACTTCGACGACCGTCGCCGCGGCGAGGTCATCCGGTACGTGACCGACAAGTACGGCGACGAGCGCGTGGCGCAGATCGTCACCTACGGCACCATCAAGGCCAAGCAGGCGCTCAAGGACTCCAGCCGCGTGCTGGGCTACCCCTTCTCCATGGGCGACAAGCTCACGAAGGCCATGCCGCCCGCCATCATGGGCAAGGACATCCCGCTCTCCGGCATCCTCGACACCGACCACCCGCGCTACCGCGAGGCCGGAGACTTCCGCGAGGTGCTCGCGATGGACCCCGAGGCGCAGAAGGTCTTCGAGACCGCGCAGGGCATCGAGAACCTCAAGCGCCAGTGGGGCGTGCACGCGGCCGGCGTCATCATGTCGAGCGAGCCGCTCATCGACATCATCCCGATCATGAAGCGGGAGCAGGACGGCCAGATCGTCACGCAGTTCGACTACCCCGCGTGCGAGTCGCTCGGCCTCATCAAGATGGACTTCCTGGGGCTGCGGAACCTCACGATCATCGACGACGCGCTCAACAACATCGAGTCGAACCGCGGCGAGAAGCTCGTGCTCGAGGACCTCGGCCTCGACGACCAGGGCGCGTACGACCTCCTGGCCCGCGGCGACACCCTCGGCGTCTTCCAGCTCGACGGCGGCCCCATGCGCTCGCTCCTGCGCATGATGAAGCCGGACAACTTCGAGGACATCTCGGCCGTCATCGCGCTGTACCGACCGGGCCCCATGGGCGCCAACTCCCACACGAACTACGCGCTGCGGAAGAACGGGCTGCAGGAGATCACGCCCATCCACCCGGAGCTCGAGGAGCCGCTCCGCGAGGTGCTCGGCACCACGCACGGCCTCATCGTGTACCAGGAGCAGGTGATGTCGGTCGCGCAGAAGCTCGCGGGCTTCACGCTCGCGCAGGCCGACCTCCTCCGCCGCGCCATGGGCAAGAAGAAGAAGTCGGAGCTCGACAAGCAGTTCGCCGGCTTCTCGCAGGGCATGCTCGACAACGGCTACTCCATGGCCGCGGTGAAGGCGCTCTGGGACATCCTGCTGCCGTTCTCGGACTACGCGTTCAACAAGGCGCACTCCGCGGCGTACGGCGTCGTGTCCTACTGGACCGCGTACCTCAAGGCGCACTACCCGGCCGAGTACATGGCCGCGCTCCTCACGAGCGTCGGCGACTCCAAGGACAAGATGGCGCTCTACCTCAACGAGTGCCGCCGCATGGGGATCAAGGTGCTGCCCCCCGACGTCAACGAGTCCATCGGGTTTTTCGCGGCAGCCGGATCCGACATCCGGTTCGGCCTCGGCGCCGTGCGGAACGTCGGCGCCAACGTGGTGGAGGCGCTCCGCGGCGCCCGCACCGAGCAGGGCGCGTTCGAGTCGTTCGACGACTTCCTCAAGAAGGTGCCGCTGCCCGTCGCCAACAAGCGCACGGTCGAGTCGCTCATCAAGGCCGGCGCGTTCGACTCGCTCGGCGACACCCGCCGCGCGCTGCTCGAGGTGCACGAGGGCATGATCGACGCCTCCGTGAGCGACAAGCGCGCGGCCATGAACGGCCAGGTCGGCTTCGACTTCGACAGCCTCTGGGACGAGCCGCAGCACGCGCGCAGGGTGCCCGAGCGGCCCGAGTGGGCGAAGCGCGACAAGCTCGCGTTCGAGCGGGAGATGCTCGGCCTCTACGTCTCGGACCACCCGCTGGCCGGGCTCGAGATCCCGCTGGCGAAGCTCGCGTCCACGGGGATCGCCGAGCTGCTGGCGACCGACGCGTCGATGGACGGCGAGACGGTGACGCTCGCGGGCCTCCTCACGAGCGTGCAGCACCGCACGGCCCGCAACTCCGGCAACCAGTACGGCATGGTGCAGCTCGAGGACTTCGGCGGCGAGATCACCTGCATGTTCATGGGCAAGGCGTACCAGGAGTTCGCGCCGGCCCTGCAGGGCGACACCGTCGTGGTGATCCGCGGCCGGGTGTCGACGCGGGACGACGGCATGAACATCCACGCGTTCTCGATGTTCCAGCCCGACCTCGGCCAGAGCCTCGGCTCGGGCCCGCTCCTCATCAGCCTCGCCGAGAGCCGCGCCACGACCGAGACGGTCATGGGGCTCAACGACGTGCTGATCCGCCATGCGGGCGACACGGAGGTGCGGCTCCAGCTCGTGAAGGGCGAGAGCGGGCGGGTCTTCGAGATCCCGTTCCCGGTCACGGTGAGCGCCGACCTCTACGGCGAGCTCAAGTCGCTGCTCGGCCCGAACTGCCTGGGCTGA
- a CDS encoding DUF3043 domain-containing protein → MAKQQTPAETPSETGAAATADGRTVDGKKGPTPTRREREAANLRPLVPQDRKLAAQQAKEKAREARARANAGMAAGDERYLPVRDKGPQKRFARDVVDARWSVGELLLPVMGVVVVLTFVLPNLSAIPLLSIYVFVFAAIIDAYFTGRRVRAAIAERVGADRVERGIRWYTGMRTIQMRPMRLPKPQVKRREKVTFG, encoded by the coding sequence GTGGCGAAGCAGCAGACCCCCGCAGAGACCCCCTCCGAGACGGGCGCCGCGGCGACCGCCGACGGCCGCACGGTCGACGGGAAGAAGGGCCCGACCCCCACCCGCCGCGAGCGCGAGGCCGCGAACCTGCGCCCGCTCGTCCCCCAGGACCGCAAGCTCGCGGCGCAGCAGGCGAAGGAGAAGGCGCGCGAGGCGCGCGCCCGCGCGAACGCCGGCATGGCGGCGGGCGACGAGCGCTACCTCCCCGTCCGCGACAAGGGCCCGCAGAAGCGGTTCGCCCGGGACGTCGTGGACGCGCGCTGGAGCGTCGGCGAGTTGCTGCTGCCCGTGATGGGAGTGGTCGTGGTCCTCACCTTCGTGCTGCCGAACCTGTCGGCGATCCCGCTGCTGTCGATCTACGTGTTCGTCTTCGCGGCGATCATCGACGCGTACTTCACCGGCCGCCGCGTGCGCGCCGCCATCGCCGAGCGGGTCGGCGCCGACCGCGTCGAGCGCGGGATCCGCTGGTACACGGGCATGCGGACCATCCAGATGCGGCCGATGCGCCTGCCGAAGCCGCAGGTGAAGCGCCGCGAGAAGGTCACCTTCGGCTGA
- a CDS encoding dipeptidase → MTPPETSADAVTPPDQEAVDRLAAAVAGGLPTTIADLSALVRIPSVSWPAFDPTHVAASADAVAGLLAGLGVFDDVSVHRASTSSGDDGQPAVLATRAPRDGKPTVLLYAHHDVQPPGADEHWETPPFEPTLRGDRLHGRGASDDKAGIMTHVAAIRALVEAEGDDLDLGLAVFIEGEEEAGSRSFSDFLRKHHDALAADVIVVADSDNWDIDTPSITIALRGNVTFRLTVRTLDHASHSGMFGGAVPDAMMAAVRLLDSLWDADGSVAVAGLTSAEMETPAYDDARLAEEAALLPGVSPVGRGPILTRLWAQPSITVTGIDAPSVANASNTLLPEVSVRISARIAPGQTAADAYRALEAHVQGHRPFGAHVEITDVDQGDPFLVDTTGWAMAEATAAMTAGWGRAPVQAGIGGSIPFIADLVEAFPAAQILVTGVEDPDTRAHSPNESQHLGVLQRAILSEAVLLSRIARRD, encoded by the coding sequence ATGACGCCTCCCGAGACCTCCGCAGACGCCGTGACCCCGCCGGACCAGGAGGCCGTCGACCGGCTCGCCGCCGCGGTCGCGGGCGGCCTGCCCACCACGATCGCCGACCTCTCGGCCCTCGTGCGCATCCCCTCCGTCTCCTGGCCGGCCTTCGACCCGACCCACGTCGCCGCCAGCGCGGACGCGGTCGCCGGCCTCCTCGCCGGGCTCGGCGTCTTCGACGACGTCTCCGTCCATCGCGCTTCCACCTCCTCGGGCGACGACGGGCAGCCCGCCGTGCTCGCCACGCGCGCGCCGCGGGACGGCAAGCCCACGGTCCTCCTCTACGCCCACCACGACGTGCAGCCGCCCGGGGCGGACGAGCACTGGGAGACCCCTCCCTTCGAGCCGACCCTCCGCGGCGACCGCCTGCACGGCCGCGGCGCCTCCGACGACAAGGCCGGGATCATGACGCACGTCGCCGCGATCCGCGCGCTCGTCGAGGCGGAGGGCGACGACCTCGACCTCGGGCTCGCCGTGTTCATCGAGGGGGAGGAGGAGGCGGGATCGCGATCCTTCTCCGACTTCCTCCGGAAGCACCACGACGCGCTCGCGGCCGACGTCATCGTGGTGGCCGACAGCGACAACTGGGACATCGACACCCCCTCCATCACCATCGCGCTCCGCGGCAACGTCACCTTCCGCCTCACCGTCCGCACGCTCGACCACGCGTCGCACTCCGGCATGTTCGGGGGCGCGGTCCCCGACGCGATGATGGCGGCCGTCCGCCTCCTCGACTCGCTGTGGGACGCCGACGGCTCGGTCGCCGTCGCCGGCCTGACCTCCGCGGAGATGGAGACGCCCGCCTACGACGACGCGCGCCTCGCCGAGGAGGCCGCGCTCCTGCCCGGCGTCTCGCCCGTGGGCAGGGGCCCGATCCTCACGCGCCTGTGGGCGCAGCCGTCGATCACCGTGACGGGCATCGACGCCCCCTCCGTCGCCAACGCGAGCAACACGCTGCTCCCCGAGGTCTCCGTGCGCATCAGCGCGCGCATCGCGCCCGGGCAGACGGCGGCCGACGCGTACCGGGCCCTGGAGGCCCACGTCCAGGGGCACCGTCCCTTCGGTGCGCACGTCGAGATCACGGACGTCGACCAGGGCGACCCGTTCCTCGTCGACACGACGGGCTGGGCGATGGCCGAGGCCACGGCCGCCATGACCGCCGGGTGGGGCCGCGCGCCCGTGCAGGCCGGCATCGGCGGATCCATCCCGTTCATCGCCGACCTGGTCGAGGCGTTCCCCGCGGCGCAGATCCTGGTCACGGGCGTCGAGGACCCGGACACGCGGGCGCACAGCCCCAACGAGTCGCAGCACCTGGGCGTCCTGCAGCGTGCGATCCTCAGCGAGGCCGTCCTCCTCTCGCGCATCGCGCGCCGCGACTGA
- the hisD gene encoding histidinol dehydrogenase: protein MRIQDLRGTTPSTADLLDLLPRPVTDVAVALDVARELVEDVRTRGSAALLDQAERLDRVRPTSLRVPADAIAAAVEALDPAVRAALEEAIRRVRLGSAAQVPPEITTTVVPGGTIVQRWQPVRRVGLYVPGGKAVYPSSVVMNVVAAQVAGVASIALASPAQAAHGGSVHPVILGAAGLLGVDEVYAMGGAGAIGAFAHGVPDLGLEPVDVVTGPGNIYVAAAKRVVRGVTGIDSEAGTTEILLIADAQADARLVAADLVSQAEHDEMAASVLVTDSPGLARAVDAEVEALAASTAHSARATQALTGPQSAILVVDDLETAARYSDAYGPEHLSVQTVDPDALLAHLHSAGAIFLGPHSPVSLGDYLAGSNHVLPTGGQARFGSGLGAYTFLRPQQVVRYDADALREAEPMIVALSRAEDLPAHGDAVTARLAR, encoded by the coding sequence ATGCGCATCCAGGACCTCCGCGGCACCACGCCCAGCACCGCCGACCTGCTCGACCTCCTCCCGCGTCCGGTCACCGACGTCGCCGTCGCGCTCGACGTGGCCCGCGAGCTCGTCGAGGACGTGCGCACCCGGGGGAGCGCCGCGCTCCTCGACCAGGCGGAGCGACTCGACCGCGTGCGCCCGACGTCCCTGCGCGTCCCCGCCGACGCCATCGCCGCGGCCGTCGAGGCCCTCGACCCGGCCGTCCGCGCGGCGCTCGAGGAGGCCATCCGCCGCGTCCGGCTGGGATCCGCCGCGCAGGTCCCGCCCGAGATCACGACCACGGTCGTCCCCGGCGGCACCATCGTGCAGCGGTGGCAGCCCGTCCGCCGCGTCGGCCTCTACGTGCCCGGCGGCAAGGCCGTCTACCCGTCCAGCGTCGTGATGAACGTGGTCGCCGCGCAGGTCGCCGGCGTCGCGTCCATCGCGCTCGCCTCGCCCGCGCAGGCCGCGCACGGCGGGTCCGTGCACCCCGTCATCCTCGGTGCCGCCGGCCTCCTCGGGGTCGACGAGGTGTACGCCATGGGCGGCGCGGGGGCCATCGGCGCCTTCGCCCACGGCGTCCCGGACCTCGGTCTCGAGCCCGTCGACGTCGTCACGGGCCCCGGCAACATCTACGTCGCCGCGGCGAAGCGCGTCGTGCGCGGCGTCACGGGCATCGACTCGGAGGCCGGGACGACCGAGATCCTCCTCATCGCCGACGCGCAGGCCGACGCCCGGCTCGTCGCGGCGGACCTCGTCAGCCAGGCCGAGCACGACGAGATGGCGGCGTCGGTCCTCGTCACCGACTCGCCCGGGCTCGCCCGCGCGGTCGACGCCGAGGTCGAGGCGCTGGCCGCGTCCACCGCGCACTCCGCACGGGCGACCCAGGCGCTCACCGGGCCCCAGTCGGCGATCCTCGTGGTCGACGACCTCGAGACCGCCGCGCGCTACAGCGACGCCTACGGCCCCGAGCACCTGTCGGTGCAGACCGTCGACCCGGACGCCCTGCTCGCGCACCTGCACAGCGCGGGCGCGATCTTCCTCGGTCCGCACTCGCCCGTGAGCCTCGGCGACTACCTCGCCGGATCCAACCACGTGCTCCCCACGGGCGGCCAGGCACGCTTCGGATCGGGTCTCGGCGCGTACACCTTCCTCCGTCCGCAGCAGGTGGTGCGCTACGACGCCGACGCGCTCCGCGAGGCCGAGCCGATGATCGTCGCGCTCAGCCGCGCCGAGGACCTCCCGGCGCACGGCGACGCGGTGACGGCGCGTCTCGCGCGCTGA